A window of Pedobacter lusitanus contains these coding sequences:
- a CDS encoding TonB-dependent receptor has translation MRTILRLTIILFTLHCTPVFAQSGNIQGTITTSRGQAIFKATVKLLNTNYGVLTDADGKYSISNLEGGNYTISISAIGYASKLKKITVGTGQALILDFKLAESNQQLNEVTVSSEKRQESIQRIPAAITSLDAKQIKDYRLWDITNLTSIAPGLFTVEHGNSTAANFINIRGVLGYTNEQAVATYVDGVYQYEFFSAPPVFNDIQSIEILRGPQGTLYGRNAFGGVVNITTRQPGNIASGYAEVSLGNYGQQRYTVSLSGPVVKNKLFASGALTYNHRGSIYYNTYTKSGYDRREDYSGNFNLRYLPSARWALSLNVKMEKDNDRGSYPWVKSITQVFEKPYEVSSNNANMERRNNFNTSLQANYYGKDFNFTSVSSYINYHLDYPGGYDFDFSPLNILSGSPDIRQHIYTQEIRFSSPSSNRSKLQWVAGAYGFLQNNSNASLSSYGPDYLLLDPKSGAPFNTIAYSAAKNKGFAFFGQATYAVESQWDLTAGIRYDHEVRRLGKYTDYQKDPDPPILLTPNRDYRASFNAVTPKLTLSYKPKDQMLIYASYARGFRAGGLNTTAPTPDQVAYDPEHSDNYEIGWKNTFLNNKLKLNLTAFYLEQHNQQVGTSQDGVNQLILNVGEMHNKGIELELSALPLKGLQIDLNASYSHARYASLFLYSKEAKAVVDNKGNQPIYNPPFSSMLAAQYNYDFGRSKQRLTAFLRGEYRCLDKYYFDFVNGLNQPGYSLFNAKTGVTGKNFELNFWARNITDKRYVAYGSFSTFILGTPRTYGTTLILKF, from the coding sequence ATGAGAACAATTTTAAGACTTACAATTATATTATTTACACTTCATTGTACACCTGTATTTGCTCAATCCGGCAATATACAAGGTACAATTACTACATCCCGGGGACAGGCTATCTTTAAAGCAACAGTTAAGCTGTTAAATACAAATTATGGTGTACTGACTGATGCAGACGGGAAATACAGCATCAGTAATTTAGAAGGTGGAAATTATACCATAAGTATTTCGGCCATTGGCTATGCATCGAAACTTAAAAAGATAACCGTTGGTACGGGGCAGGCGCTGATCCTGGATTTTAAACTGGCAGAAAGTAATCAGCAATTGAATGAAGTAACGGTGTCATCCGAAAAGAGGCAGGAAAGTATTCAGCGTATCCCTGCCGCAATTACATCCCTGGATGCAAAACAGATTAAGGATTACCGTTTATGGGATATTACAAATCTTACATCGATAGCTCCAGGTCTGTTCACTGTTGAACATGGTAATAGTACTGCAGCCAATTTTATAAATATACGTGGAGTATTAGGCTATACCAATGAGCAGGCGGTAGCTACTTATGTTGACGGTGTATATCAATATGAGTTTTTTTCGGCACCACCAGTGTTTAATGATATACAAAGCATAGAGATTTTGCGTGGGCCACAGGGGACACTTTATGGCCGTAATGCATTTGGTGGGGTGGTCAATATTACCACCAGACAACCTGGTAATATAGCTTCAGGTTATGCTGAAGTTAGTTTAGGGAATTATGGACAACAACGTTACACTGTTAGTCTTTCCGGACCTGTGGTGAAAAATAAACTTTTTGCCAGCGGAGCTTTGACCTATAATCACAGAGGGTCAATTTATTATAATACCTATACAAAGAGCGGGTATGACAGGCGGGAAGATTATTCAGGCAATTTTAATTTACGCTATCTGCCCTCAGCACGCTGGGCACTGTCTTTAAATGTGAAGATGGAAAAGGATAATGACAGAGGTAGTTATCCATGGGTTAAATCAATTACCCAGGTTTTTGAAAAGCCATATGAAGTATCTTCAAATAATGCTAATATGGAACGGAGGAATAACTTTAACACTTCCTTACAGGCGAATTACTATGGTAAAGACTTCAATTTCACTTCTGTTTCCTCTTACATTAATTATCACCTGGATTACCCCGGGGGCTATGACTTTGATTTTAGTCCTTTAAATATTTTAAGCGGAAGTCCGGATATCCGCCAGCATATTTACACCCAGGAGATCCGTTTTTCTTCTCCTTCTTCCAATCGCAGTAAACTACAATGGGTTGCCGGAGCATATGGATTCCTGCAAAATAACAGTAATGCCTCTTTATCAAGTTATGGCCCCGATTATTTACTGTTAGACCCTAAATCTGGTGCACCATTTAATACTATTGCTTATAGTGCTGCAAAGAATAAAGGTTTTGCTTTTTTTGGACAGGCTACCTATGCTGTGGAAAGCCAATGGGATCTGACAGCAGGTATCCGGTACGATCATGAAGTGAGGAGGTTAGGAAAGTATACGGACTATCAGAAAGACCCTGATCCACCAATATTACTAACGCCAAACAGAGATTACCGGGCCAGTTTCAATGCCGTAACACCAAAGCTGACCCTAAGTTATAAACCTAAAGATCAAATGCTGATTTATGCTTCTTATGCAAGAGGTTTTCGCGCTGGTGGATTAAATACGACAGCCCCAACGCCAGATCAGGTGGCCTATGATCCGGAACATTCAGATAATTATGAGATCGGATGGAAAAATACTTTCCTGAATAATAAGTTGAAACTCAATCTGACGGCCTTCTATCTGGAGCAACATAATCAGCAGGTAGGGACTTCGCAGGATGGGGTTAATCAGCTCATTTTAAACGTAGGAGAAATGCATAATAAAGGGATAGAACTTGAACTGTCGGCCTTGCCTTTAAAAGGTTTGCAGATCGATTTGAACGCCAGTTATTCTCATGCCAGGTATGCTTCTTTATTCCTGTATAGCAAAGAGGCGAAAGCAGTTGTGGATAATAAGGGTAATCAGCCAATTTATAATCCGCCATTCAGTTCGATGCTGGCAGCACAGTATAATTACGATTTTGGTCGAAGCAAACAAAGATTAACAGCATTTCTCAGAGGAGAGTATCGTTGCCTGGATAAGTATTACTTTGATTTTGTCAATGGTTTAAATCAGCCTGGTTATAGTTTATTTAATGCTAAAACCGGTGTAACGGGTAAGAATTTTGAACTCAATTTCTGGGCGCGCAACATTACGGATAAAAGGTATGTAGCCTATGGCTCTTTCAGCACTTTTATTCTTGGAACCCCAAGAACTTACGGAACAACTTTAATCCTGAAATTTTAA